Part of the Chitinophagaceae bacterium genome, GTTCAAAAAATAATCTATATAATGCAATATAACAGTATAGATTTTATAGAACTTTTACAAGAACCCAAATCATAAAATTATGAACTTAGTACCTAAAAATAAAATAGATGTCTCTTTCAGCATGTCATCCATGACAGACATTATATTTTTACTCCTCATTTTTTTTATGCTTACTTCTAACTTCATAACCCCTTCAGGATTACCCGTAAATCTCCCATCCAGTAAATCAAGTACTATAGTTCTCCAAAAAGTAAGTGTTACCATCACTAAAAATATAGAATACTACGTAAATGATAAATTAGTACGTAGTAACAATATAGAATCAGAACTCAAAAAAGTATTAGATGGATCTACAGAAGGAGTAGTAGTATTACATATAGATGAATCGGTCCCGTCTCAGTACTTAGTAAAAGTAGCAGGAATAGCCAGCTCTCTGAAAGCAAAAGTATCCATAGCAACAAAACCAGAA contains:
- a CDS encoding biopolymer transporter ExbD, translated to MNLVPKNKIDVSFSMSSMTDIIFLLLIFFMLTSNFITPSGLPVNLPSSKSSTIVLQKVSVTITKNIEYYVNDKLVRSNNIESELKKVLDGSTEGVVVLHIDESVPSQYLVKVAGIASSLKAKVSIATKPE